From Oryza sativa Japonica Group chromosome 4, ASM3414082v1, one genomic window encodes:
- the LOC4336941 gene encoding protein FORGETTER 1-like: MAGGSSPSPAAAPIQVRCAGCRGVLAVGPGMTEFICPKCGMAQRLPPQLMPKPPPSSSSSAAATPAPPAPAAPPPPTSRRGGGGGAALPPPQAQGVDPTKIQLPCANCQAVLNVPHGLARFRCPQCGVELAVDLAKLHNFLASSNNNAAAAPPDNVPPASGPASRAPLVPAPPPAPFPPVPTPGMTQAPQMVPGALIPMVLPITDPPEEINEVAIDVEREEDEGGTVGETFTDYRPPKLSLGLPHPDPIVETSSLSAVQPPEPTYSLNIMDELDETKALSCLQIETLVYACQRHLYHLPTGDRAGFFIGDGAGVGKGRTIAGLIWENWQQGKHKAVWVSIGSDLKYDARRDLDDVGAKCVQVHPLNKLPYSKLDSKAIGIKNGVIFVTYSSLIASSERGRSRLQQLVQWCGQEFDGLLVFDECHKAKNLIPDAGSQPTRTGKAVLEIQEKLPEARVVYCSATGASEPRNLGYMVRLGLWGDGTSFQNFAQFLGSLEKGGVGALELVAMDMKARGMYVCRTLSYKGVDFDIVEAPLEERMMNMYRKAAEFWAEFRLELLSAGESFTEGISNQIWRLYWASHQRFFRHMCMSAKVPAVVKLAKEALAENKCVVVGLQSTGEARTEEAITKYGVEMEDFVSGPRELLLKLVEENYPLPPKPDSFQQGEEKVTEIHRKRHSAPDVSFKGRVRKVAKLVEVSDDDSDDYSPSESDHGSTESDEEFHMCQICNTEEEKTLLLHCSGCSRHVHPGCLTPPWTGVLTDDWSCYTCKKLEGEENEQDAHVADFSQRYDAAVEKKKKILDMIRSLDLPNNPLDDIIDQLGGPDNVAEITGRRGMLIRASDGKGVVYQARNAKEVSMEMINMHEKQQFMDGKKLISIISEAGSAGVSLHADRRAKNQRRRVHITLELPWSADRAIQQFGRTHRSNQTSAPQYRLLFTNLGGEKRFASIVAKRLESLGALTQGDRRAGPSLSAFNYDSNYGKKALTIMYRGIMEQDSFPVVPPGCSDNQSSIQEFIAEAKAALVSVGIIRDAVVCNGKVAGKLSGRIVDSDMHDVARFLNRLLGLAPKIQNRLFDLFTSILDVVLHNARIEGQLDSGIVDIKAKNVEMKESPKTVHIDSLSGASTVLFTFTIDRGVTWETAKSMLDERQKDGAGSSNDGFYESKREWMGGRHFILAFEGSIEGMYKIIRPAIGEALREMPLTELKSKYRKVSSIEKVNKGWQDEYDASSKQCMHGSKCKVGSYCTVGRRLQEVNILGGLILPVWGTIEKALAKQVRQSHKRVRVVRLETTTDNQRIVGLLIPNSAVESVLTGLQWVQDIDD, encoded by the exons atggccggcggctcctccccctccccggccgccgcgcccatcCAGGTGCGCTGCGCCGGATGCCGCGgcgtcctcgccgtcggcccAGGCATGACCGAGTTCATCTGCCCCAAGTGCGGCATGGCGCAGCGCCTCCCCCCGCAGCTGATGCCcaagccgccgccctcctcctcctcctccgccgccgcgaccccCGCGCCTCCCGCCccggcggcaccgccgccgcctacgtcccggagaggaggcggaggcggcgcggccctTCCGCCCCCGCAGGCGCAGGGGGTGGACCCCACGAAGATCCAGCTCCCCTGCGCCAACTGCCAGGCCGTGCTCAACGTGCCCCACGGCCTCGCCCGCTTCCGCTGCCCGCAGTGCGGCGTGGagctcgccgtcgacctcgccaaGCTGCACAACTTCCTGGCCTCCTCCAACAacaacgccgccgcggcgccgccggacaACGTCCCGCCGGCCTCGGGACCCGCGTCGCGGGCGCCTTTGGTGCCTGCGCCTCCGCCCGCCCCGTTCCCCCCCGTGCCGACGCCAGGCATGACGCAGGCGCCGCAGATGGTGCCTGGCGCGTTGATCCCGATGGTGCTTCCCATCACTGATCCGCCTGAGGAGATCAACGAG GTTGCAATTGATGTTGAgcgtgaagaagatgaaggtgGTACTGTTGGAGAAACGTTCACTGACTAT AGGCCTCCCAAACTCTCTCTTGGTCTGCCTCATCCAGATCCAATAGTAGAAACTTCTTCTTTGTCAGCTGTACAGCCTCCTGAGCCAACTTACAGCTTGAACATCATGGATGAATTGGATGAGACAAAGGCCTTGTCTTGCTTGCAAATCGAAACATTAGTTTATGCTTGTCAG CGGCACCTTTATCATCTCCCTACTGGTGATAGAGCAGGTTTTTTCATTGGTGATGGAGCTGGTGTTGGTAAGGGCCGGACAATTGCTGGATTAATATGGGAAAATTGGCAACAGGGAAAGCATAAGGCAGT GTGGGTATCTATTGGCTCTGATTTGAAGTATGATGCTCGAAGAGATTTGGATGACGTTGGTGCAAAATGTGTACAGG tGCACCCTTTAAATAAGCTACCATATTCTAAGCTAGACTCAAAGGCCATTGGGATCAAGAATGGGGTAATTTTTGTAACGTACAGCAGCTTGATAGCATCATCTGAGAGAGGTCGTTCCCGTTTGCAGCAATTGGTTCAGTGGTGTGGACAAGAATTTGATGGTCTTCTAGTGTTTGATGAG TGCCACAAGGCCAAAAATCTCATTCCTGATGCAGGGAGCCAGCCCACTCGCACTGGTAAAGCTGTTCTTGAAATCCAG GAAAAGCTACCTGAGGCACGGGTTGTTTATTGCTCGGCAACTGGTGCATCAGAACCACGGAATTTGGGCTATATGGTTCGGCTTGGACTTTGGGGCGATGGAACATCATTTCAGAATTTTGCGCAATTTTTAG gatcTCTCGAGAAAGGTGGTGTGGGCGCTCTTGAACTTGTTGCCATGGACATGAAAGCCAg GGGTATGTATGTTTGCCGCACACTAAGTTATAAGGGGGTTGATTTTGATATTGTGGAGGCTCCCCTTGAGGAAAGAATGATG AATATGTACAGAAAGGCAGCCGAATTTTGGGCTGAGTTCCGCCTTGAGCTCCTATCAGCAGGTGAATCATTTACAGAAGGCATTTCAAATCAAATATGGCGGCTATATTGGGCTAGCCATCAG CGTTTCTTCAGGCATATGTGCATGTCTGCAAAAGTACCTGCTGTTGTGAAGTTGGCTAAGGAGGCCCTGGCAGAGAATAAGTGTGTGGTGGTTGGTCTTCAGAGCACTGGAGAGGCTCGAACAGAAGAAGCTATCACAAAATAT ggtgttgaaatggaagactttgtttctggtcctcGGGAGCTGCTTCTAAAGCTGGTAGAAGAAAATTACCCTCTACCTCCGAAGCCTGATTCTTTTCAACAAG gtGAAGAAAAAGTCACAGAAATTCACCGTAAGCGGCATTCTGCCCCAGATGTATCATTTAAAGGACGTGTTAGAAAAGTAGCAAAACTGGTAGAAGTGAGTGATGATGACAGTGATGATTACTCTCCAT CTGAGTCAGATCATGGATCGACAGAGTCTGATGAGGAGTTTCACATGTGTCAAATCTGTAACACAGAGGAG GAGAAGACTCTGTTGCTTCATTGTTCTGGTTGTTCTCGACATGTTCACCCTGGTTGTCTGACACCACCTTGGACTGGGGTATTAACTGATGACTGGTCATGCTACACATGCAAGAAGTTAGAAGGAGAGGAAAATGAACAAGATGCTCATGTAGCTGATTTTTCACAGAG GTATGATGCTGcagtagagaaaaaaaagaagattttGGATATGATACGTTCTTTGGATCTCCCTAACAATCCTCTTGATGACATCATTGATCAG CTAGGAGGCCCTGACAATGTTGCAGAAATAACTGGACGGCGTGGTATGCTAATAAGAGCTTCTGACGGAAAAGGCGTTGTTTATCAGGCGCGGAATGC GAAAGAAGTGTCGATGGAGATGATCAATATGCATGAAAAACAGCAGTTCATGGATGGCAAAAAACTAATATCTATTATATCTGAAGCAGGATCAGCTGGCGTTTCGCTGCATGCTGATAGAAGGGCAAAAAACCAG AGAAGAAGAGTACACATAACACTTGAGCTCCCTTGGAGTGCAGATCGTGCAATACAACAGTTTGGGAGAACTCATCGTTCTAATCAAACTTCTGCACCACAATATAG GCTTCTCTTTACAAATCTTGGTGGTGAAAAGCGATTTGCATCAATCGTAGCAAAAAGACTGGAGTCTCTAGGAGCTTTAACGCAAGGAGATCGCAG GGCTGGACCTTCTCTGAGTGCTTTTAACTACGACAGCAATTATGGGAAAAAAGCCCTAACCATCATGTATAGAGGAATAATGGAGCAG GATTCTTTTCCAGTTGTTCCTCCGGGGTGTTCTGACAATCAATCTAGCATCCAAGAGTTCATTGCTGAAGCAAAAGCTGCTCTAGTATCAGTTGGGATTATCAGGGATGCTGTAGTGT GCAATGGAAAAGTTGCTGGGAAGCTTTCTGGTCGGATTGTTGACTCAGATATGCATGATGTTGCTCGTTTTCTTAACCGCCTTTTGGGACTGGCTCCGAAAATCCAGAATAG GTTATTTGATCTTTTTACAAGTATACTTGATGTTGTTTTGCACAATGCACGAATAGAAGGGCAGCTGGATTCTGGAATCGTTGATATAAAAGCTAAAAATGTTGAAATGAAAGAATCACCCAAG ACCGTTCACATTGATAGCTTGTCAGGCGCGTCAACTGTACTTTTTACTTTCACCATTGACCGAGGAGTTACTTGGGAG ACGGCAAAATCAATGCTTGATGAGAGGCAAAAGGATGGTGCTGGTTCTTCTAATGATGGGTTTTACGAGTCCAAAAGGGAATGGATGGGAGGAAGGCATTTCATACTTGCTTTTGAAGG CTCAATCGAAGGGATGTATAAAATAATTCGACCTGCTATTGGTGAAGCATTAAG AGAAATGCCTTTAACAGAACTGAAAAGCAAGTACAGGAAAGTGTCATCAATAGAAAAGGTTAACAAAGGTTGGCAAGATGAATATGATGCTTCGTCCAAGCAG TGTATGCATGGATCGAAATGCAAAGTGGGAAGCTACTGTACAGTGGGAAGAAGGTTGCAAGAGGTTAACATCTTGGGTGGTCTCATACTTCCAGTTTGGGGTACAATAGAAAAGGCCCTAGCTAAGCAG GTTCGTCAAAGTCACAAGCGAGTACGTGTTGTCCGTTTAGAGACAACAACTGACAATCAGCGAATCGTTGGACTACTCATTCCGAATTCAGCTGTGGAGTCAGTATTAACAG GCTTACAGTGGGTCCAAGATATTGATGACTGA
- the LOC4336942 gene encoding uncharacterized protein, with protein MAPPPPPVAMAVAAADEEPDEILEVGCAGCGETLEVERGLTEFVCPDCATPQSLPPDLMPAPPPPRRRALPLPRGAADARGARLPCGSCGELLSVPVGLSRCACPLCGAELAVYPARLRNYILSSAATAAVPVPVPVAPAPAQPILGGREAWQRRPNSAVRSGFARAEADDRLFPLERSRIQHPDRLIHLQQDEEEYPDGVFGGEEAHEIVSSNIQQRNRCSVEPGIVSVKNRLLPIKAARHQVHDQRSSYGTQRKPAQLARLHRVIHSEEVQEGPLSHEVYREASHAELIYETATTHSNRRIMCSVAPEAVGSVDKRRIEHDNQITQKRQKHTAHAIRAEHTQVGCLDGAIHAEEAQPEPVDQANHGEEGCIQVIDKTTARGDSWKSGCSVRHNTVSAGKRKTSTADQVTKQTQTNQSYANDAEHAQIEHPDQEIHEDVSQTTHREAMCFRPRKDSSARHSEQDIVHVVDPKNNVNKRQIEPLSHVIQHTGHTSDINNHAMQVDFDPQSKHIGRKGKPKTGTGVDSNLTLKNQDLLVSPNQLSHINQKHMPPNHEAQKKHINVENCKQPSSQAREKNRKGLMASSNSSLHLRRSKRLAKDSVAVVENEPVENDPVDLQVSSPNCQVSAVAMSSEPIEQEPILHQSPSPNCEVLVSTTDAESVESEHHEHCAFSPHQSMSDPPDIDRIIAGLCPSTSSVHEKPREISSEPDDPDLATTPSNPDMSDPERFAQHYCQVFPLEVRRALSKKRSNSLLNHLVSEECSDEEFVHDFPDAEQARDCQKPSGQNIGSKRKKGHRRGPTLCVKVWTLPEGVRLPVSLNNSGFPIGKNAAMFGNFLGTLARDGILAPLTYKKWKSIPKENKDVMWHIIKLKFYVAPSSESLLLKCIRTKWRNWRCNLKRKHYDSHITEEERLADCDPRVLKEQWRFLVAFWNTEEAQAASARCKASRAKSTYISSTGSKSFARILDEESCSRDKARKRSDDVTAMGEKRRGRMHNHEPGASPSGLKEKAALKASFKEAVDAKEIAENEAATLRKKMMVMEESQKKLQEDLANMRNTVSAMQKMMSNGGLPDGLMGASTAPPSFPQGQNASSSRDDLQSPYIDYSVLYNPNSSSQQTR; from the exons atggcgccgccgccgccgccggtggcgatggcggtggcagcAGCTGACGAGGAACCCGACGAGATCCTGGAGGTGGGGTGCGCGGGGTGCGGGGAGACGCTGGAGGTGGAGCGGGGGCTGACGGAGTTCGTCTGCCCGGACTGCGCCACGCCGCAGTCGCTCCCGCCGGATCTCAtgccggccccgccgccgccgcggcggagggcgCTGCCCCTCCCCCGGGGTGCCGCGGACGCGCGCGGGGCGCGGCTGCCCTGCGGCTCCTGCGGCGAGCTCCTGAGCGTCCCCGTCGGGCTGTCGCGCTGCGCCTGCCCGCTCTGCggcgccgagctcgccgtcTACCCCGCGCGGCTCCGGAACTACATCCTGTCCTCCGCCGCGACGGCCGCcgtgccggtgccggtgccggtcgcccccgcccccgcgcaACCCATCCTCGGTGGCCGGGAG GCATGGCAAAGGCGCCCTAATTCTGCAGTTCGTTCAGGATTTGCCCGAGCAGAAGCTGATGATAGACTATTTCCTCTTGAACGGTCACGGATACAGCATCCCGATCGTCTTATTCATCTACAGCAGGATGAAGAAGAGTATCCTGATGGTGTGTTTGGTGGAGAGGAAGCTCATGAGATTGTTTCAAGTAATATCCAGCAGAGGAACCGATGTTCAGTTGAACCTGGTATTGTAAGTGTGAAGAATAGGTTGTTGCCGATAAAAGCGGCCAGGCATCAGGTACATGATCAGCGTTCAAGCTACGGTACTCAGCGAAAGCCGGCACAACTAGCACGCCTGCATAGAGTCATTCATTCAGAGGAGGTACAGGAGGGGCCTCTTAGCCATGAAGTTTATAGAGAAGCAAGCCATGCTGAACTGATATATGAGACTGCTACAACTCATAGCAACCGGAGAATTATGTGCTCTGTTGCCCCCGAAGCTGTTGGGAGTGTAGATAAGAGGCGTATTGAACACGATAATCAGATCACACAGAAGCGGCAAAAGCATACTGCTCATGCAATTCGTGCAGAGCACACTCAGGTAGGGTGTCTAGATGGTGCGATTCATGCAGAGGAGGCGCAACCGGAACCTGTTGACCAAGCAAATCATGGAGAAGAGGGATGCATTCAGGTTATAGATAAAACAACTGCAAGGGGTGACAGTTGGAAATCTGGATGCTCAGTTAGACATAACACTGTTAGTGCAGGGAAGAGAAAAACATCGACCGCCGATCAGGTCACAAAGCAGACACAAACAAATCAATCTTATGCTAATGATGCAGAACATGCACAGATAGAGCATCCAGATCAGGAAATTCACGAGGATGTAAGTCAAACGACTCATAGAGAAGCCATGTGCTTTCGACCCAGAAAAGATTCTTCTGCAAGGCATAGCGAGCAGGACATTGTACACGTAGTTGATCCTAAAAATAATGTTAACAAGAGACAGATAGAGCCACTGAGCCATGTTATACAGCACACAGGACATACCTCTGATATTAATAATCATGCAATGCAGGTGGATTTTGATCCTCAGAGTAAGCATATTGGAAGAAAAGGCAAACCAAAAACTGGAACTGGAGTTGACTCTAATTTGACCCTAAAGAACCAGGATCTGCTAGTCTCTCCGAATCAGCTTAGCCATATAAATCagaaacacatgccccccaatcATGAGGCTCAGAAGAAGCATATTAATGTCGAAAATTGCAAGCAGCCTTCTAGTCAAGCCCGGGAGAAGAACAGGAAGGGGCTGATGGCTTCTTCAAATTCAAGTCTTCATCTTAGGCGTAGTAAACGTTTGGCCAAAGATTCAGTTGCTGTTGTAGAAAATGAACCAGTTGAAAATGACCCTGTTGACCTGCAGGTTTCTTCTCCGAATTGCCAGGTGTCGGCGGTTGCTATGTCTAGTGAACCAATAGAACAGGAGCCTATTCTGCATCAGTCTCCTTCTCCAAATTGTGAAGTTTTAGTATCTACGACAGACGCCGAATCTGTAGAAAGTGAGCATCACGAGCATTGTGCTTTTTCTCCACATCAAAGCATGTCTGACCCTCCAGACATTGACAGAATCATTGCTGGTCTTTGCCCTAGCACATCCTCTGTTCATGAGAAGCCTCGGGAAATATCTAGTGAACCAGATGACCCTGATTTAGCCACAACTCCTTCAAATCCTGATATGTCTGATCCTGAGCGTTTTGCTCAACATTACTGTCAGGTATTCCCTCTAGAGGTCAGAAGGGCCCTTTCAAAGAAAAGATCTAATTCATTACTTAATCATCTAGTCTCCGAGGAATGTTCCGATGAGGAATTTGTGCATGATTTTCCTGATGCGGAGCAAGCACGTGATTGTCAGAAGCCATCTGGCCAGAATATTG GTAGCAAGAGAAAGAAAGGACACAGGCGTGGCCCTACCCTTTGTGTCAAAGTGTGGACCTTGCCTGAAGGTGTGCGGCTTCCAGTATCCTTGAACAATTCAGGTTTTCCTATTGGAAAAAATGCTGCCATGTTTGGTAACTTTCTGGGCACACTAGCGCGTGATGGAATATTGGCACCTCTTACATATAAAAAATGGAAAAGTATACCAAAGGAGAACAAGGATGTAATGTGGCATATTATTAAG CTTAAATTTTATGTTGCTCCATCTTCCGAGTCCTTGCTACTGAAATGCATAAGAACAAAGTGGAGGAATTGGAGGTGTAACTTAAAACGAAAACACTATGATTCTCATATAACTGAAGAGGAACGTCTTGCTGATTGTGATCCTCGTGTCCTAAAAGAACAGTGGCGATTCCTTGTTGCATTTTGGAATACCGAAGAGGCACAG GCTGCAAGTGCTAGATGCAAAGCTTCTCGAGCAAAATCAACCTATATCAGCTCTACAGGATCGAAGAGCTTTGCACGGATACTTGACGAAGAG TCATGTTCTCGTGACAAGGCTCGTAAGCGCAGTGATGATGTCACAGCCATGGGTGAAAAGAGGAGGGGTAGGATGCATAACCATGAACCTGGGGCCAGCCCTAGTGGCCTGAAGGAAAAGGCAGCCCTTAAGGCATCCTTCAAGGAAGCTGTGGATGCAAAAGAGATTGCTGAAAATGAGGCTGCCACactgaggaagaagatgatggtAATGGAGGAAAGTCAGAAAAAGCTGCAGGAGGATTTGGCTAACATGAGGAATACAGTGAGCGCCATGCAGAAAATGATGTCAAATGGTGGTTTGCCTGATGGATTGATGGGTGCATCAACGGCGCCTCCAAGTTTTCCACAG GGCCAAAATGCATCGAGCTCTCGTGATGATTTGCAGTCCCCCTATATTGATTACTCTGTGCTGTACAACCCTAACTCTTCTAGCCAACAAACTCGATGA
- the LOC4336943 gene encoding uncharacterized protein, translated as MAPGRAAASAAAEGGSPEPLEVRCAGCGETLEVEPGLTEFICPDCAMPQSLPPELMPPPPPRRKALPLPRGAADVRGARLPCGACGALLSVPVGLARCACPICAAELAVDTARLRHYLLSSAAVEGAVPVVPIGTSSPPPILQVREAHEEHPNIASRTGLIQAEPNDPLNRMEQGHTKRPNQLPEQSDPYRSDYMMDGEGIHGANEIIRRHHKQRNRESVGRGIISAEKTQEKPLNQFRHQAQDQHSSYAFRMKQTHLDHRDRVNEVQADSIDPTVFSESRCIALIDETTATRINCTTVHSVGPKPINVDKNQAQAPNSKRIIQQAQKQPSYIAISQENAQDKHADGVVHVQEKQLRTASQVNHRQETCAQLDNQTVAGDSSGRIRCPEKEQSEPFSCTIRKRKTKSLLANSNSGLELRRSKRLAKDSPAAKDKKHSKNKSFEQQVSQNDQVSAAVMDTESIHRDPVERQAASSTGHMPAAITDSEPSENEPDDLYMPSPDQSLSNSPDIDRIINSICPSSSPRHMTPEKVSNEFDNVQLTTPPPSDIDMSDPEHFACNYVPQEVRKALAKLRSSNSSFERAMSQASSGDVHALSDSEDCDERWNVGTKRNQGCGRGRGLTLCLKVWNLPKGVRIPVLLNASGEPVGKEAGTLSTFLGALARDGILAPLTHQDWRRVPEKNKDVMYHIVKLKFDIAPAAEFWIMKCIGRKWKSWKALLKQKHYDTHETVEECLADQNPRVLKEQWQYLVAYWGTEKAKAVSSRNKACRANVTATHTAGTKSFARIIEEEKQKRPNNEEPTAADLFLLTHTHRNGKPMKKEKADIIARVREQSHKQAECSGSDSAAHKVGLESCSIGLRGKRGHRRKAVLQASFKEAEEAKRKAEDEAATLRKKMVAMEESQKKLQEDLANMKSTVSAMQKTTSTGDLSDGQTQNFPQVQNSRSAHEILQPYLDYSALYDPSASPSPRFR; from the exons ATGGCGCCAGGGCGcgctgcggcgtcggcggcggcggagggaggctcGCCGGAGCCGCTGGAGGTGCGGTGCGCGGGGTGCGGGGAGACGCTGGAGGTGGAGCCGGGACTGACGGAGTTCATCTGCCCCGACTGCGCCATGCCGCAGTCGCTGCCCCCGGAgctcatgccgccgccgccgccacggaggAAGGCGCTGCCCCTgccccgcggcgccgccgacgtccgCGGCGCGCGGCTCCCCTGCGGCGCCTGCGGGGCGCTGCTCAGCGTGCCCGTCGGGCTGGCGCGCTGCGCCTGCCCCATctgcgccgccgagctcgccgtcgacaCCGCGCGGCTCCGGCACTACCTCCTGTCGTCCGCCGCGGTGGAGGGCGCCGTCCCCGTGGTGCCGATCGGcacctcgtcgccaccgccgatcCTCCAAGTCCGGGAG GCGCACGAAGAGCATCCTAATATTGCGAGTCGCACGGGACTCATCCAAGCAGAACCTAACGATCCACTAAATCGTATGGAACAGGGACATACAAAGCGTCCAAATCAGCTTCCGGAGCAGTCAGACCCGTATCGTTCTGATTACATGATGGATGGAGAAGGGATACATGGGGCCAATGAGATTATTAGAAGGCATCATAAGCAGAGAAACAGAGAATCTGTTGGCCGTGGAATCATAAGTGCAGAAAAGACACAAGAAAAGCCTCTGAACCAGTTCAGGCATCAGGCACAAGATCAACATTCTAGCTATGCTTTTCGTATGAAGCAGACACATCTAGATCATAGAGATAGAGTTAATGAAGTACAGGCAGATTCTATTGATCCCACAGTTTTTAGTGAGTCAAGATGCATTGCGCTGATTGATGAGACTACTGCAACGCGTATAAATTGCACAACGGTGCACTCTGTTGGACCCAAACCTATAAATGTAGATAAGAATCAGGCACAGGCTCCCAACTCCAAGCGGATCATACAACAGGCACAAAAACAGCCTTCTTATATTGCAATTTCTCAAGAGAATGCTCAGGATAAGCATGCAGATGGTGTGGTTCATGTCCAGGAAAAGCAATTGAGGACTGCAAGTCAAGTAAACCATAGACAAGAGACATGTGCTCAACTGGACAATCAGACTGTTGCAGGGGATAGCAGTGGGAGAATTAGATGCCCGGAAAAAGAACAATCGGAACCTTTTAGCTGCACAATTCGCAAGAGAAAAACGAAGAGTTTGTTGGCTAATTCAAATTCAGGTCTTGAACTTAGGCGCAGTAAACGTTTGGCCAAAGATTCTCCTGCTGCAAAAGACAAAAAACACAGCAAAAACAAGTCTTTTGAGCAGCAGGTTTCTCAAAATGACCAAGTATCTGCTGCAGTCATGGATACTGAATCAATACACAGGGATCCTGTTGAGAGGCAAGCTGCATCTTCAACTGGCCACATGCCAGCTGCCATCACAGACAGTGAACCATCAGAAAATGAGCCTGATGATCTGTATATGCCTTCTCCAGATCAGAGTTTGTCTAACTCTCCAGATATCGACAGAATCATTAACAGCATATGCCCTAGTTCATCCCCTAGGCATATGACCCCTGAAAAAGTCTCTAATGAGTTTGACAACGTCCAGTTAACTACACCACCACCTTCCGATATCGACATGTCTGATCCTGAGCATTTTGCATGTAACTACGTTCCGCAGGAAGTTAGAAAGGCCCTTGCGAAGCTAAGATCTAGTAATTCATCATTTGAGCGTGCGATGTCACAGGCAAGTTCTGGTGATGTGCATGCATTAAGTGATTCTGAAGATTGCGACGAACGCTGGAATGTTG GTACCAAGAGGAATCAAGGGTGTGGTCGTGGTCGTGGTCTTACACTCTGTCTCAAGGTGTGGAATTTGCCTAAGGGTGTCCGCATTCCAGTGCTATTGAACGCTTCGGGGGAGCCTGTTGGGAAAGAGGCAGGCACCTTATCTACCTTTCTGGGTGCATTAGCACGTGACGGAATATTGGCACCTCTGACACATCAAGATTGGAGACGTGTTCCAGAGAAAAACAAGGATGTGATGTATCATATTGTCAAG CTCAAATTTGACATTGCTCCAGCTGCTGAATTCTGGATCATGAAGTGTATAGGAAGAAAGTGGAAGAGTTGGAAAGCTCTCTTAAAACAAAAACATTATGATACTCATGAAACGGTGGAGGAATGCCTTGCTGATCAAAATCCTCGCGTTCTCAAGGAACAGTGGCAATATTTAGTTGCATATTGGGGTACGGAAAAAGCGAAG GCTGTGAGTAGTCGAAATAAAGCTTGTCGGGCAAATGTAACCGCTACGCATACTGCAGGAACAAAGAGCTTTGCACGGATAATTGAGGAGGAG AAGCAGAAGCGGCCTAACAATGAGGAGCCCACTGCTGCGGATTTGTTCCTATTGACTCATACACACAGAAACGGGAAGCCTATGAAGAAGGAAAAAGCTGATATCATT GCACGAGTCCGTGAACAATCTCATAAGCAAGCCGAATGCTCAGGAAGTGACTCTGCAGCACACAAAGTCGGACTTGAATCCTGCTCCATTGGCCTGCGTGGGAAGAGGGGTCATCGTCGGAAGGCAGTCTTGCAGGCATCCTTCAAGGAAGCTGAGGAGGCTAAAAGAAAGGCTGAAGACGAGGCAGCGAcgctgaggaagaagatggtggCAATGGAAGAAAGTCAGAAGAAACTGCAAGAGGATTTGGCGAATATGAAGAGTACAGTTAGTGCTATGCAGAAGACGACGTCAACTGGTGACCTATCGGATGGTCAAACGCAAAACTTTCCACAG GTCCAAAATTCACGAAGCGCTCATGAGATTTTGCAGCCATATCTTGACTACTCTGCACTGTACGATCCTTCTGCCTCCCCTAGTCCACGATTTCGATGA